A single genomic interval of Ruficoccus amylovorans harbors:
- a CDS encoding IS30 family transposase — MSTRSYRRLRVEDRPIIYRMRKAGKSQREIAHFLGFSQSSISKELSRNRGLRGYRPGQAHAKALGRQQCKRRRHRVIEGELEALVRERIECKHSPEQISGALRRQGRPAPSRTSIYTFIQADRDRGGTLYRHLRINGKRRYRHKNKASRHKLPARVDIELRPAIVQRRERYGDWEADLIAGCRGGGYLLSLYERKSRYGRLALLQSKDANETAEAIIGVLQGYRVHTITYDNGLEFAGHRRVSEALGAAGFFCKPYHSWEKGGVENFNGLVRQYFPKGTNFLDVGEPRLAHIEAQLNQRPRKTLHFLSPNNLKLHFAA; from the coding sequence ATGTCAACAAGAAGCTACCGTCGCCTCCGCGTGGAGGATCGTCCCATTATTTATCGCATGCGTAAAGCCGGAAAGAGTCAGCGCGAGATCGCCCATTTTCTGGGGTTTTCTCAATCGAGCATCAGCAAGGAGCTGAGTCGTAATCGGGGGCTGCGCGGGTATCGTCCTGGACAAGCGCATGCCAAGGCGCTTGGGCGTCAGCAGTGCAAGCGTCGTCGTCACCGCGTGATCGAGGGAGAGTTGGAGGCCCTCGTGCGGGAGCGGATTGAGTGCAAGCACAGCCCCGAGCAGATCAGCGGAGCTCTGCGGCGGCAGGGGCGTCCGGCGCCTTCGCGTACGAGCATCTACACGTTTATCCAGGCTGACCGTGATCGCGGGGGCACGCTTTACCGGCACCTGCGCATCAACGGCAAACGCCGCTACCGGCACAAGAACAAAGCCAGCCGCCACAAGCTCCCGGCCCGCGTGGACATTGAGCTGCGGCCTGCGATCGTGCAGCGGCGCGAGCGTTACGGCGACTGGGAGGCGGACCTCATCGCCGGTTGCCGGGGTGGAGGCTACCTGCTGAGTCTTTACGAGCGCAAGAGCCGCTATGGGCGGCTGGCGCTGCTGCAAAGCAAAGATGCCAACGAGACCGCTGAGGCCATTATCGGCGTCCTGCAAGGCTACCGCGTGCACACCATCACCTATGACAACGGGCTGGAGTTCGCCGGACACCGGCGCGTCAGTGAGGCCCTCGGCGCAGCCGGATTCTTTTGCAAGCCCTACCACTCATGGGAAAAAGGCGGCGTCGAGAACTTCAACGGACTCGTCCGACAATACTTCCCCAAGGGCACAAACTTCCTCGATGTGGGCGAGCCTAGGCTCGCCCACATCGAAGCCCAACTCAACCAACGCCCACGCAAAACCCTACACTTCCTTTCTCCCAACAACCTCAAACTACACTTCGCCGCTTGA
- a CDS encoding adenylosuccinate synthetase: MALTPFKSQLLADVGISMGDEGKGRVVYELIAELKESSKLAKPVAAVLKVNGGANSGHTAGGLKLNLLPAGVIDPDIDLLAIGMGVVADPRKFWWEAKPLEAAGYDVVSRLAIDERTQVSDLCHRLLDLAWESYRSNILGEAPRGSTGRGITPAYLDEVGQMQIGYAEFRGSRESYARRLAARADRAVRTIQHVCQVSPQEWHQFFETLTTAETRANQASIDEGIFPASEFDFTRFRGEKPFTLNLDALTDAYWEAGSLLADRVMDLRERLLAELRDGRSIIGEFGQSYWLDKRHGFAPNVTASHTYSPEFFQSAGFPVQPVHTVGCCKAYDTKVGTHIFLTQFPDKHPLGERLKLLEFGTSTGRQRMVGWFDAVEKGDALRFGGYEDIVLNKLDALTSAPGEDGKLLVCTHYRDQDGKSYCEVPRDDRVRRALQPVYAELPAWKEDISGVRSFAGLPANAQRYVAFCVKSLLAVAERNGHRIEKPNLRYIGVGPDTSQIIRDVPTTSELLKLA; encoded by the coding sequence ATGGCGCTGACTCCGTTTAAAAGTCAACTGCTGGCCGACGTCGGCATCAGCATGGGCGACGAAGGCAAAGGCCGCGTCGTTTACGAACTTATCGCCGAGCTCAAGGAATCCTCCAAGCTCGCAAAACCCGTTGCCGCCGTGCTCAAGGTCAACGGCGGAGCCAACAGCGGCCATACCGCCGGGGGCCTCAAGCTCAACCTGCTCCCGGCCGGGGTGATCGATCCGGATATCGACCTGCTCGCCATCGGCATGGGCGTGGTGGCCGACCCGCGCAAGTTCTGGTGGGAAGCCAAGCCGCTCGAAGCCGCCGGTTACGACGTGGTTTCGCGCCTCGCCATCGACGAGCGCACCCAGGTCAGCGATCTGTGCCACCGCCTGCTCGACCTGGCCTGGGAGAGCTACCGCTCCAACATCCTCGGCGAAGCCCCCCGCGGCTCGACCGGGCGCGGCATCACCCCCGCCTACCTCGACGAGGTCGGCCAGATGCAGATCGGTTACGCCGAGTTCCGCGGCAGCCGCGAGAGCTACGCCCGCCGCCTGGCCGCCCGCGCCGACCGTGCCGTGCGCACCATCCAGCACGTCTGCCAGGTCAGCCCGCAGGAGTGGCACCAGTTTTTTGAAACCCTGACCACCGCCGAAACCCGCGCCAATCAGGCCTCTATCGACGAGGGGATCTTCCCGGCCAGCGAATTCGACTTCACCCGCTTCCGGGGCGAAAAGCCCTTCACGCTCAACCTCGACGCCCTGACCGACGCCTACTGGGAAGCCGGCAGCCTCCTGGCCGACCGCGTGATGGACCTGCGCGAACGTCTCCTGGCCGAGCTGCGCGACGGGCGCAGCATTATCGGTGAGTTCGGCCAGTCCTACTGGCTCGACAAGCGCCACGGCTTCGCCCCCAACGTCACCGCCTCGCACACCTACTCGCCCGAGTTCTTCCAGTCCGCCGGGTTCCCGGTCCAGCCGGTCCACACCGTCGGCTGCTGCAAGGCCTACGACACCAAGGTCGGCACCCACATTTTCCTCACCCAATTTCCCGACAAGCACCCGCTGGGCGAACGGCTCAAGCTGCTCGAATTCGGCACCAGCACGGGCCGTCAGCGCATGGTCGGCTGGTTCGACGCGGTGGAAAAGGGCGACGCCCTGCGCTTCGGCGGCTACGAGGACATCGTGCTCAACAAGCTCGACGCCCTCACCTCCGCCCCCGGCGAAGACGGCAAGCTGCTCGTCTGCACCCACTACCGCGACCAGGACGGCAAGTCCTACTGCGAAGTGCCCCGCGACGACCGCGTCCGCCGCGCCCTGCAACCGGTCTATGCCGAGCTGCCCGCGTGGAAGGAAGACATCTCCGGCGTGCGCTCCTTCGCGGGCCTGCCCGCCAACGCCCAGCGCTACGTGGCCTTCTGCGTAAAAAGCCTGCTCGCCGTCGCCGAACGCAACGGCCACCGGATCGAGAAACCCAACCTGCGCTACATCGGCGTCGGCCCGGATACCTCGCAAATCATCCGCGACGTCCCCACCACCAGCGAGCTGCTCAAGCTCGCCTAG
- a CDS encoding glycosyl hydrolase family 18 protein yields the protein MLKLFRLRPLAAATAINALLAWTLAAGADTELKISVSDDWGGGFTANASFTNTTGTALSGWSLAFDAPFTVGSIWNAQVLSTEGSKVVVGNASWNGSVAAGATVEFGFSGTGSAPASLSAVLSGEAGTGDTGGGDSSGGSSGAGSSIVFPLVDAGGTALQVTVAQGANSLALETAGNYAVATNNADVLEPGISGQAVTLRGLSAGRASMRIENLDTGDVRYLGVRVLNADGSVPGLPGYLAIGSVSEDSSADLGFWQDFEDPAQNKRVDIRYIYLNGGVSNSIGDGWNWRALNDGERATRYVEESVKLGMIPFFVWYNIPDGGESYYTDKQHIESASYLEGYFADLKHALEITRAVAGDEVIGWVLEPDFLGYFAQNNAASPDEIYAATSAAYSAGVLDAGDPVFPDTLRGLVEAINYTFHKYQPQAYFGWQFNLWASPAGGWTTPVGAKGVIRLTDTLGLADGRQAIYDEASAIADYYAAAGVLTHGASFVSIDKYGLDAAYDGNAANPAASTWFWNAAHWTNYLVFVNAMHDSTGLPVVLWQLPVGHINSTQAANPYASGGSFADLANTVQHYEDSSGTYFLGDSFVPGTETRLAYFGTTDGGTSEVAVSGGTVTWGSHLPLAKEAGVVVALFGAGVGASTDGVGSPPTDDYWFISRVQDYYESPVVLDGQVGGIDLPDGSGGDGDNGNDNGSGDSDTGNGDGGDTGTGDTGGGDDNTGTGSADIAVAYVIGSDWGDGFTATVSLTNNGTAALNGWTISFDLPVSISGYWSAKDGTASGDRYTFSNESWNGGIAAGQTVSFGFQATGNSSAEMTDIVVNGENLSDGSGDEGSGNSDTDDGTGNGEDNGNGEDNNNGDSGDGGSENPDTSAALVVTVSSDWGSGFTATATLTNTTGENLDAWTVSFDWPYGITSLWDAKLVSHEGDRYTVSGLNWNAALAAGASVSFGFNGAPGGVASQPTHVTLNGVSVSDGSGSGEDNGSGDNGSGNSDTDSGSGGDNGSGSDNGSDNGNGSDDGSGEDNGEGDSSGNGGDTGNGNSGGDSSTLAGRVVGYFPSWGIYARGYEVADIPAENLTHIVHAFARISTSGQIEVIDTWADLEKTFGDDTWDQPLRGNFNQYQELKALYPHLRVMIAVGGWYDSGRFSEVAASASAREKFAQSVVDFVVKYDFDGIDLDWEYPVVATDVNSNVRPVDATNYALLAKALREALDAQGAVDGKTYEISAAVPAGYDKYEQIDLAALAQQLDWFNLMTYDFHGRWDKTRTGHNAPLTANPADPMPRYNAASAVQGYLDAGVPASKINLGIPLYGYTWTGVPATANGLFQSATGLGAGTVETGIIDYRTIVENMQADPANNIEYWDADAQVSYLYNAATGNFISYDSPAAVERKLDYVAEQGLGGVMFWELSNDVRDSSTQASILRLVGERYMQAAEAN from the coding sequence ATGTTAAAACTGTTCCGACTACGACCTCTGGCGGCGGCTACGGCTATCAATGCCCTCCTGGCATGGACCTTGGCTGCCGGTGCGGATACCGAACTAAAAATCTCGGTCTCCGATGACTGGGGCGGCGGCTTTACCGCGAACGCCTCCTTCACCAACACCACCGGGACCGCCCTCAGCGGCTGGTCCCTGGCCTTCGATGCGCCTTTTACCGTTGGCAGCATCTGGAACGCGCAAGTCCTCAGCACGGAAGGGAGCAAGGTCGTGGTCGGCAATGCCTCCTGGAACGGCTCCGTCGCCGCCGGGGCGACGGTCGAGTTCGGGTTCAGCGGGACGGGCTCCGCGCCCGCCAGCCTGAGCGCCGTGCTCTCCGGTGAGGCCGGAACCGGCGACACCGGTGGCGGCGATTCCTCCGGCGGAAGCTCCGGCGCCGGCAGTTCGATTGTTTTCCCGCTGGTCGATGCGGGCGGGACGGCGTTGCAGGTGACGGTTGCGCAGGGGGCGAACAGCCTCGCATTGGAAACCGCAGGCAACTACGCCGTGGCCACGAACAACGCCGATGTGCTGGAGCCGGGAATCTCCGGGCAGGCCGTCACGCTGCGGGGCTTGTCGGCGGGGAGGGCGTCGATGCGTATTGAAAATCTGGATACAGGCGATGTGCGATACCTCGGCGTGCGTGTGCTCAACGCGGACGGATCGGTGCCGGGACTGCCGGGCTACCTGGCCATCGGCTCGGTGAGTGAGGATTCGAGCGCGGACCTGGGTTTTTGGCAGGACTTTGAAGACCCGGCCCAAAACAAGCGCGTGGACATTCGCTACATTTACCTTAACGGCGGGGTCTCCAACAGCATCGGCGACGGTTGGAACTGGCGCGCGCTCAACGACGGCGAGCGGGCCACCCGCTACGTCGAGGAGAGCGTCAAGCTCGGCATGATCCCGTTTTTTGTCTGGTACAACATCCCCGACGGCGGCGAGAGCTACTACACCGACAAGCAGCACATCGAGTCGGCCTCCTACCTGGAAGGCTACTTCGCCGACCTGAAGCACGCGCTGGAGATCACCAGGGCCGTGGCCGGTGACGAGGTTATCGGCTGGGTGCTGGAGCCGGACTTCCTCGGCTACTTCGCGCAAAACAACGCCGCCAGCCCGGACGAAATCTACGCTGCCACCAGCGCCGCCTACTCGGCGGGCGTTCTCGACGCGGGCGACCCGGTTTTCCCCGACACCCTGCGCGGGCTGGTCGAGGCGATCAACTACACCTTTCACAAGTACCAGCCGCAGGCGTATTTCGGCTGGCAGTTCAATCTCTGGGCCTCGCCCGCCGGTGGCTGGACAACGCCGGTCGGTGCCAAGGGCGTGATCCGGCTGACCGACACGCTCGGGCTGGCTGATGGTCGTCAGGCGATCTATGACGAAGCCTCCGCCATCGCCGACTACTACGCGGCGGCGGGCGTGCTCACGCACGGGGCGAGCTTTGTCAGCATCGACAAATACGGCCTCGACGCCGCCTATGACGGCAACGCGGCCAACCCTGCCGCCAGCACCTGGTTCTGGAACGCTGCGCACTGGACGAACTACCTCGTCTTTGTCAACGCCATGCACGACTCAACCGGCTTGCCCGTTGTCCTGTGGCAGCTTCCCGTCGGCCATATCAACTCGACGCAGGCGGCGAACCCTTACGCCTCGGGCGGTTCGTTCGCCGACCTGGCCAACACGGTCCAGCACTACGAGGACTCCAGCGGCACGTACTTCCTGGGGGACAGCTTTGTGCCCGGCACGGAGACGCGGCTGGCCTATTTTGGCACCACCGATGGCGGCACTTCCGAGGTCGCGGTCAGCGGCGGCACCGTCACCTGGGGCTCGCATCTGCCGCTGGCCAAGGAAGCGGGCGTGGTGGTCGCGCTCTTCGGCGCGGGCGTCGGAGCCAGTACCGACGGCGTGGGCTCGCCCCCGACGGACGACTACTGGTTTATTTCCAGGGTGCAGGACTACTACGAAAGTCCGGTCGTCCTCGATGGCCAGGTTGGCGGCATTGACCTGCCGGACGGCTCCGGTGGCGACGGCGACAATGGCAATGATAATGGTAGTGGAGATTCCGATACAGGCAACGGCGACGGCGGTGACACCGGAACGGGTGACACCGGCGGCGGTGATGACAACACCGGCACCGGCAGCGCGGACATCGCGGTGGCCTACGTGATCGGGAGCGACTGGGGCGACGGCTTTACCGCCACGGTCAGCCTGACCAACAACGGCACCGCCGCGCTCAACGGCTGGACGATCAGCTTTGATCTTCCCGTGAGTATCTCCGGTTACTGGAGCGCGAAGGACGGCACCGCCTCGGGCGACCGATACACCTTCAGCAATGAGAGCTGGAACGGCGGCATCGCCGCCGGGCAGACGGTGAGCTTCGGCTTTCAGGCTACGGGGAACTCCTCCGCTGAGATGACGGACATCGTGGTCAATGGCGAAAACCTATCGGACGGCTCCGGCGACGAAGGTAGTGGAAATTCCGATACGGATGATGGCACCGGAAACGGTGAAGATAACGGCAATGGTGAGGATAATAACAACGGCGACAGTGGTGATGGCGGTAGTGAAAATCCGGATACATCGGCGGCACTCGTCGTCACTGTGTCGAGTGACTGGGGCAGCGGCTTCACCGCCACGGCCACGTTGACGAACACCACCGGGGAGAATCTCGACGCGTGGACGGTCTCCTTTGACTGGCCCTACGGGATCACCAGCCTGTGGGACGCCAAGCTCGTCTCCCATGAGGGCGACCGCTACACCGTTTCCGGTTTGAACTGGAACGCCGCGCTGGCCGCCGGGGCGAGCGTGAGCTTCGGTTTCAACGGCGCTCCGGGCGGCGTTGCCAGCCAGCCGACCCATGTCACGCTCAACGGTGTCAGCGTTTCCGATGGCTCCGGTTCCGGTGAGGACAACGGTTCCGGCGATAACGGTAGTGGAAATTCCGATACAGACTCTGGCAGCGGTGGCGACAACGGCTCGGGCTCCGATAATGGATCGGATAATGGTAACGGGTCGGATGACGGCTCGGGCGAGGACAACGGCGAGGGAGACTCCTCGGGTAACGGCGGCGATACCGGCAACGGCAACTCCGGTGGTGACTCGTCCACGCTCGCGGGCCGTGTTGTTGGCTACTTCCCCAGTTGGGGCATCTACGCCCGCGGCTACGAGGTGGCCGACATCCCGGCGGAAAACCTGACCCACATCGTCCACGCCTTCGCCCGCATCAGCACGAGCGGACAGATCGAGGTGATCGACACCTGGGCCGATCTGGAGAAGACCTTCGGCGACGATACCTGGGACCAGCCCTTGCGGGGTAACTTCAACCAGTATCAGGAACTGAAGGCGCTCTATCCGCACTTGCGGGTCATGATCGCCGTCGGCGGCTGGTATGACTCGGGCCGCTTCTCCGAGGTGGCGGCTTCGGCCTCGGCGCGGGAGAAGTTCGCGCAGTCGGTGGTGGATTTCGTGGTCAAGTATGACTTCGACGGGATCGACCTGGACTGGGAATATCCCGTGGTCGCGACCGATGTGAACTCCAACGTCCGTCCCGTCGACGCCACCAACTACGCCCTGCTGGCCAAGGCGCTGCGGGAGGCGCTCGACGCGCAGGGAGCGGTTGACGGCAAAACCTACGAAATCAGCGCCGCCGTGCCCGCCGGTTATGACAAGTACGAGCAGATCGACCTGGCCGCGTTGGCGCAGCAGCTCGATTGGTTCAACCTGATGACCTACGACTTCCACGGTCGCTGGGACAAGACCCGCACCGGGCACAACGCCCCGCTCACCGCCAATCCGGCGGACCCGATGCCCCGCTACAACGCGGCTTCCGCCGTGCAGGGCTATCTCGACGCGGGTGTCCCGGCCTCGAAGATCAACCTCGGCATCCCGCTCTACGGCTACACCTGGACGGGCGTTCCGGCCACGGCCAACGGCCTCTTCCAGAGCGCGACCGGGCTGGGCGCGGGCACGGTCGAGACCGGGATCATCGACTACCGCACGATTGTGGAGAACATGCAGGCCGATCCGGCCAACAACATCGAGTACTGGGACGCGGACGCACAGGTTTCCTACCTGTACAACGCCGCTACCGGCAACTTCATCAGCTACGACAGCCCGGCAGCGGTTGAGCGCAAGCTCGACTACGTGGCCGAGCAGGGGCTGGGCGGGGTCATGTTCTGGGAGCTCTCCAACGACGTGCGCGACAGCTCCACTCAGGCGTCGATCCTCCGCCTCGTCGGCGAGCGCTACATGCAGGCCGCCGAGGCCAATTAG
- the guaB gene encoding IMP dehydrogenase, with product MSEDTDSVFYKPADAFFRDNAQVALTYDDITLATRYSEVLPRMTNPETSLSESLQLSVPIVSADMDTVTESRMAIAMANNGGIGLIHYNMSEREQVKQVARVKNNIHGLIQDPISVKPGMHIAEVLDMMDAKGFKFSTFPVVDESGKLLGLLPGRAVKQRYRDRTVLEAMQPREQVFTLRQSQLEGDPIAAADRFFNDHLGIHKLLVVDDGDHLAGLFTLSDIERITGESRDNVKPARDSQFRLLCGAAVSAPRTPEGIIDRDKLLGHVTALVEEGVDAIAVSTAHGHTAGVGEAVRLLRGEFPGLTLIAGNVTSGEGVRFLAEAGANAIKVGQGPGSICTTRIVAGVGIPQLTALYVASREAAKAGVKIIADGGITKSGDMVKALTLADAVMCGGLLAGCPEAPGKIMEINGKLYKQYRGMGSLEAMKAGSAARYGHSNNIRNAKVAAEGVEAVKEVSDSVDQVLAQFIGGIQSGMGYLGARNLPELRERARYIRVSPAGQRESAPHDVIEVKTTQEHS from the coding sequence ATGAGCGAAGATACCGATTCAGTCTTTTATAAGCCCGCGGATGCTTTTTTCCGGGATAACGCACAGGTCGCCCTGACCTACGACGACATTACGCTCGCCACCCGCTACTCGGAGGTGCTCCCGCGCATGACCAACCCGGAGACCTCGCTCTCCGAGTCGCTCCAACTCTCCGTGCCGATCGTCTCGGCCGACATGGACACCGTGACCGAGTCCCGCATGGCCATCGCCATGGCCAACAACGGCGGCATCGGCCTGATCCACTACAACATGTCCGAGCGCGAGCAGGTCAAGCAGGTCGCCCGCGTCAAAAACAACATCCACGGGCTCATCCAGGACCCGATCAGCGTCAAGCCCGGCATGCACATCGCCGAGGTGCTCGACATGATGGACGCCAAGGGCTTCAAGTTCAGCACCTTCCCGGTGGTGGACGAGAGCGGCAAGCTCCTCGGGCTGCTCCCCGGACGCGCCGTCAAGCAGCGCTACCGCGACCGCACGGTGCTGGAGGCCATGCAGCCGCGCGAGCAGGTCTTTACCCTGCGCCAGTCGCAGCTCGAAGGCGACCCCATCGCCGCCGCCGACCGCTTTTTCAACGATCACCTGGGCATCCACAAGCTCCTCGTCGTCGATGACGGGGACCACCTGGCCGGACTTTTCACCCTCAGCGACATCGAGCGCATCACCGGCGAGAGCCGCGACAACGTAAAGCCCGCCCGCGACTCGCAGTTCCGCCTGCTCTGCGGGGCCGCCGTCTCCGCCCCCCGCACTCCCGAGGGCATCATCGACCGTGACAAGCTCCTCGGGCACGTCACCGCGCTGGTCGAGGAGGGCGTGGACGCCATCGCCGTCTCCACCGCCCACGGGCACACCGCCGGGGTGGGCGAAGCCGTCCGACTGCTGCGCGGGGAGTTTCCGGGCCTCACCCTCATCGCGGGTAACGTCACCAGCGGCGAGGGCGTGCGCTTCCTGGCCGAGGCCGGGGCCAACGCGATCAAGGTCGGCCAGGGGCCGGGCTCGATCTGCACCACGCGCATCGTGGCCGGGGTCGGCATCCCGCAGTTGACGGCGCTCTACGTGGCCAGCCGCGAAGCCGCCAAGGCCGGGGTCAAGATCATCGCCGACGGCGGCATCACCAAGAGCGGTGACATGGTCAAGGCCCTCACGCTGGCCGACGCCGTCATGTGCGGCGGCCTGCTCGCCGGTTGCCCCGAGGCCCCCGGCAAGATCATGGAGATCAACGGCAAGCTTTACAAACAGTACCGCGGCATGGGCAGCCTGGAGGCGATGAAGGCCGGCAGCGCCGCCCGCTACGGCCACTCCAACAACATCCGCAACGCCAAGGTCGCAGCCGAAGGAGTCGAGGCGGTCAAGGAAGTCTCCGACTCGGTCGATCAGGTGCTGGCGCAGTTCATCGGCGGCATCCAAAGCGGCATGGGCTACCTCGGTGCCCGCAACCTGCCCGAGCTGCGCGAACGCGCCCGCTACATCCGGGTCAGCCCCGCCGGGCAACGCGAATCCGCCCCTCACGACGTGATCGAGGTCAAGACCACGCAGGAGCACAGCTAA